A part of Helicobacter fennelliae genomic DNA contains:
- the rpmI gene encoding 50S ribosomal protein L35, protein MPKMKTNRGAAKRFKVKKNLIKRGSAFRSHILTKKSPKTKAKLKSPHYVHSANIDSVKNLLCKA, encoded by the coding sequence ATGCCAAAGATGAAAACAAATCGTGGGGCAGCAAAACGTTTTAAGGTGAAAAAAAATCTTATCAAACGCGGCAGTGCTTTTAGAAGCCATATTTTGACAAAGAAATCACCCAAAACAAAAGCAAAACTCAAAAGCCCTCATTATGTGCATAGTGCAAATATAGATTCTGTCAAGAATCTACTTTGTAAGGCGTAA
- a CDS encoding sigma-54-dependent transcriptional regulator: MKIAIVEDDINMRKSLEFFFSDQKDLDVVTFRNPKDALSSLDSSFDLVITDLNMPQMNGLEFLKQLNGKYEMIVITGNATLNSAIDSIRLGVKDFFQKPFEPELLLEAIYRTKKIQEFQKTHTKTTSKHATHNDKKIPFVGTSKALESIKAQVLKVAKTDSSVLLMGASGVGKEVFARFIHENSNRAKKPFVAINMAAIPEHLLESELFGYEKGAFTDAIAPKPGLFEVASGGTLFLDEIGEMPIMLQAKLLRAIQEKEVTRLGGSKPISFDVRFVSATNANLQDKIAKKEFREDLFYRLQTIPVFISPLKDRQEEILPIANHQLETIIAQYNLPSKRFSKDSEDMLVNYEWYGNVRELLSVVERAAILSDGEEIMPSDLFLESRTSKAKQKIQTLEKELLQEVLQDCDNNLQKASEILGMTQEVLSDKITKYNLKL; this comes from the coding sequence ATGAAAATTGCTATTGTCGAAGATGATATAAATATGAGAAAAAGTTTGGAGTTTTTTTTCAGTGACCAAAAAGATCTTGATGTCGTAACTTTTCGGAATCCAAAAGACGCGCTCTCAAGCTTGGATTCTAGTTTTGATTTGGTGATTACAGATCTCAATATGCCACAAATGAATGGATTAGAATTTTTAAAGCAGCTCAATGGCAAATACGAAATGATCGTCATCACCGGAAATGCCACGCTCAATAGCGCGATAGATTCTATACGACTTGGTGTAAAAGATTTTTTTCAAAAACCATTTGAGCCAGAATTGCTCCTAGAGGCAATTTATCGCACCAAAAAGATTCAAGAATTTCAAAAAACACACACAAAAACCACCTCCAAACACGCAACACACAACGACAAAAAAATACCATTTGTAGGCACATCAAAAGCCCTAGAATCTATCAAAGCACAAGTGCTAAAAGTCGCCAAAACAGATTCTAGTGTGCTACTTATGGGGGCTAGCGGCGTTGGCAAAGAAGTATTTGCGCGATTTATCCATGAGAATTCTAACCGCGCTAAAAAGCCATTTGTCGCAATCAATATGGCAGCCATTCCAGAGCATTTGCTAGAATCTGAATTATTTGGGTATGAAAAAGGTGCTTTTACAGACGCTATCGCACCAAAGCCCGGACTTTTTGAAGTGGCAAGTGGCGGGACATTATTTTTAGATGAAATCGGCGAAATGCCTATCATGCTTCAAGCAAAGCTTCTGCGCGCTATCCAAGAAAAAGAAGTAACGCGTCTTGGCGGAAGCAAACCCATTAGCTTTGATGTGCGGTTTGTCTCCGCTACAAATGCCAATCTCCAAGACAAAATCGCCAAAAAAGAATTCAGAGAGGATTTGTTTTATCGGCTTCAGACAATTCCTGTGTTTATCTCACCGCTCAAAGATCGCCAAGAAGAGATTCTGCCAATTGCCAATCATCAGCTTGAAACAATCATCGCTCAATACAACCTTCCATCAAAAAGATTCTCAAAAGATTCTGAAGATATGCTTGTAAATTACGAATGGTATGGAAATGTCCGAGAGCTTCTCTCTGTCGTAGAGAGAGCGGCGATTTTAAGTGATGGAGAAGAGATTATGCCTAGTGATTTGTTTTTGGAGAGTCGCACTTCAAAAGCAAAGCAAAAAATCCAAACATTAGAAAAAGAGCTCCTTCAAGAAGTTTTGCAAGATTGTGATAATAATCTCCAAAAAGCAAGTGAGATTCTAGGAATGACGCAAGAAGTGCTGAGTGATAAAATCACCAAATATAATCTCAAACTTTAG
- the thrS gene encoding threonine--tRNA ligase produces MSEIIGFKCDDSIIDLQSAQNPATFNANTQEQKASQNNANNTKINEKIGEPIYFDNSKEALEIIRHSAAHLMAQAIKTLYPDAKFFVGPVVDEGFYYDFKTSAKIGEEDLITIEKKMKEIAKIGYSITKTTITRKQAEEKFKNDDLKIAVMSKIEGDSFGVYAQGDFEDLCRGPHLPNTKFLHYFKLTKLAGAYLGGDEKAQMLTRIYGIAFADKESLNAYLTQIEEAKKRDHRKIGQEIGLFTFDEEIGAGLPIWLPAGARLRVRLENLLTKALIMREYEPVRGPEILKSDVWKVSGHYDNYKENMYFTTIDETEYGIKPMNCVGHIKVYQSAKRSYRELPLRFYEYGVVHRHEKSGVLHGLLRVREFTQDDAHIFCLPNQIESEVDSIIDFTRKIMEAFGFCYEMELSTRPEKSIGDEAIWQSATTALKKALEKNQIQYQIDEGGGAFYGPKIDIKITDAIGRKWQCGTIQVDMNLPERFMLEYTDEENQAKRPVMLHRAILGSFERFVAILTEHFSGEFPFAIAPTQVVIIPISQAQLSYAKEIQLKIRQVGAYAEILNKNETLNKRIRTAEKQRVPMILVIGEKEVESKILAIRDRRSKQQYNLSEGELITLIESKLKEVSF; encoded by the coding sequence ATGTCAGAAATTATAGGTTTTAAGTGTGATGATAGCATTATCGATCTCCAAAGTGCGCAAAATCCTGCGACTTTCAATGCAAATACACAAGAGCAAAAAGCAAGTCAAAATAATGCAAACAATACCAAAATAAACGAAAAAATTGGCGAGCCAATTTATTTTGATAATTCCAAAGAAGCACTAGAGATTATCCGCCACTCAGCAGCGCACCTTATGGCTCAAGCGATAAAAACACTCTATCCTGATGCGAAGTTTTTTGTAGGTCCAGTTGTTGATGAGGGGTTTTATTATGATTTCAAAACAAGCGCAAAAATAGGTGAAGAAGATCTCATAACAATCGAGAAAAAAATGAAAGAAATCGCCAAAATAGGCTACTCAATCACCAAAACAACAATCACGCGCAAGCAAGCAGAAGAAAAATTCAAAAATGATGATTTAAAAATAGCGGTGATGAGCAAAATAGAGGGCGATAGTTTCGGTGTGTATGCGCAGGGGGATTTTGAGGATTTGTGTCGGGGACCACATCTTCCAAACACGAAGTTTTTGCATTATTTCAAGCTTACCAAACTTGCAGGCGCGTATCTAGGCGGTGATGAAAAAGCCCAAATGCTTACTAGAATCTATGGTATCGCATTTGCCGACAAAGAAAGCTTAAATGCCTATCTCACGCAAATAGAAGAAGCCAAAAAGCGCGATCATAGGAAAATCGGGCAAGAGATTGGGCTTTTTACATTTGATGAGGAAATCGGTGCTGGGCTTCCGATTTGGCTTCCTGCGGGAGCGAGACTGCGCGTGCGATTAGAAAATCTCCTTACAAAAGCTTTGATTATGCGCGAATATGAGCCTGTGAGGGGTCCTGAAATACTCAAAAGCGATGTGTGGAAAGTCAGCGGGCATTATGATAATTACAAAGAAAATATGTATTTTACGACTATTGATGAGACAGAATATGGTATAAAGCCTATGAATTGTGTCGGGCATATCAAAGTCTATCAAAGCGCAAAACGCAGTTATAGGGAATTGCCACTACGATTTTATGAATATGGAGTCGTTCATCGCCATGAAAAAAGCGGGGTTTTGCATGGGCTTTTGCGCGTGAGGGAATTTACTCAAGATGACGCGCATATCTTTTGTCTGCCAAACCAAATAGAATCTGAAGTAGATTCTATCATCGATTTTACGCGAAAGATCATGGAAGCCTTTGGGTTTTGCTACGAAATGGAGCTCTCTACGCGCCCAGAAAAATCCATAGGCGATGAAGCGATTTGGCAAAGCGCGACAACTGCACTCAAAAAAGCCCTAGAAAAAAACCAAATCCAATACCAAATCGATGAAGGTGGCGGGGCTTTTTATGGACCAAAAATCGACATAAAAATCACTGATGCGATAGGACGAAAATGGCAATGCGGGACAATCCAAGTGGATATGAATCTTCCGGAACGTTTTATGCTTGAATACACCGATGAAGAAAATCAAGCCAAACGACCAGTAATGCTTCATCGCGCTATTTTAGGCTCTTTTGAGCGATTTGTGGCTATTTTGACAGAACATTTTAGCGGAGAGTTTCCTTTTGCGATCGCGCCTACACAGGTTGTCATCATACCGATTTCTCAAGCCCAGCTCTCTTATGCCAAAGAAATACAGCTTAAAATCAGGCAAGTTGGGGCATATGCGGAGATACTCAATAAAAACGAAACGCTCAACAAAAGGATCCGCACAGCCGAAAAGCAAAGAGTGCCGATGATTCTTGTCATCGGAGAAAAAGAAGTAGAATCTAAAATCCTTGCTATCCGCGATCGCAGAAGCAAGCAACAATACAATCTAAGCGAAGGAGAATTGATAACATTGATAGAATCTAAATTAAAAGAGGTTAGTTTTTGA